In one window of Nocardia brasiliensis DNA:
- a CDS encoding NADH-quinone oxidoreductase subunit G, with protein sequence MRGGGRETDRPATAHPSPREAAPADLVSVTIDDTTVSVPAGTLVIRAAELIGIQIPRFCDHPLLDPVGACRQCIVEVEGQRKPVASCTMTVTDGMVVRTQLTSPVADKAQEGVMELLLINHPLDCPVCDKGGECPLQNQAMSTGRVESRFEGEKRTYPKPIPLSSAVLLDRERCVLCARCTRFSQQVAGDPFIELLERGALQQVGTAQAEPLDSYFSGNTVQICPVGALTGTSYRFRARPFDLVSSPNVCEHCASGCAQRTDHRRGKVLRRLAGDDPQVNEEWNCDKGRWAFAYATERDRLTTPLVRGWDGNLAPASWSEALAAAAEGLAAANGTAGVLVGGRVTQEDAYAYAKFARIALSTNDIDFRARAHSAEEADFLAARVAGQGMTVSYADLETAPVVLLVGFEPEEESPIVYLRLRKAARKRRLPIYSLAPFASRGLDRMAGTLLRAMPGAEPHLLDALRDGETATPGIDPAHCAELARLLRAPGAVIMVGERMAGIAGALSAVVRLADETGAALAWVPRRAGERGAVEAGALPGLLPGGRPVVDPLARQQVRAVWNVADLPATPGRDTAAILEAAPGLGALVIGGVDVTDLPDPTGALAAIDAARFVVSLEQRHSAVTERADVVFPVATAMEKSGTFLTWEGRARPFAAALGDDMVRRQSAPLSDQRVLQAIAEEMKVGLDLPDTEAARAELAELGAWDGAPVAAPAHRPHPLTQPAPGTAVLASWRMLLDEGRMQDGEPNLAGIARPAVLRLSPTTAAEIGAVTDDLVTVAGERGSITLPLMISDLPDRVVWVPQHSPGSSIAEQLATQPGGLVTLRRADERMKEHRHE encoded by the coding sequence ATGAGGGGTGGCGGCCGGGAGACCGATCGGCCCGCCACGGCGCATCCGAGCCCGCGCGAGGCCGCGCCCGCCGATCTGGTGTCGGTCACCATCGATGACACCACCGTGAGCGTGCCCGCGGGCACCCTGGTGATCCGGGCGGCCGAGCTGATCGGCATCCAGATCCCGCGCTTCTGCGATCATCCGCTACTCGACCCGGTCGGTGCCTGCCGCCAGTGCATCGTCGAGGTCGAGGGGCAGCGCAAGCCGGTCGCCTCCTGCACCATGACCGTCACCGACGGCATGGTGGTGCGCACCCAGCTCACCTCGCCGGTCGCGGACAAGGCCCAAGAGGGCGTGATGGAGCTGCTGCTCATCAATCATCCGCTCGACTGCCCCGTCTGCGACAAGGGCGGGGAATGCCCGCTGCAGAACCAGGCGATGTCCACCGGCCGGGTCGAGAGCCGCTTCGAGGGCGAGAAGCGCACGTATCCCAAGCCGATTCCGCTGTCGTCCGCGGTGCTGCTGGACCGGGAACGCTGCGTGCTGTGCGCGCGGTGCACCCGCTTCTCCCAGCAGGTGGCCGGCGATCCGTTCATCGAACTGCTGGAACGTGGTGCGCTGCAACAGGTCGGCACCGCGCAGGCCGAGCCGCTGGATTCCTACTTCTCCGGCAACACCGTGCAGATCTGCCCGGTGGGTGCCCTCACCGGCACCAGCTACCGGTTCCGGGCCCGGCCGTTCGATCTGGTGTCGAGCCCGAACGTCTGTGAACACTGCGCCTCCGGCTGCGCCCAGCGCACCGACCACCGGCGCGGCAAGGTGCTGCGCCGCCTCGCCGGGGACGACCCGCAGGTCAACGAGGAATGGAACTGCGACAAGGGGCGCTGGGCCTTCGCCTACGCCACCGAACGCGACCGCCTCACCACCCCGCTGGTGCGCGGCTGGGACGGGAACCTCGCCCCGGCGTCGTGGTCCGAGGCGCTGGCCGCGGCCGCGGAAGGCCTGGCGGCGGCCAACGGCACCGCGGGCGTGCTGGTCGGCGGCCGGGTCACCCAGGAAGACGCCTACGCGTACGCCAAGTTCGCGCGAATCGCCCTGAGTACCAACGATATCGACTTCCGGGCGCGGGCTCACTCGGCCGAGGAGGCGGACTTCCTCGCCGCCCGGGTCGCCGGGCAGGGCATGACGGTGAGCTACGCCGACCTCGAGACCGCGCCGGTCGTGCTGCTCGTCGGGTTCGAACCCGAGGAGGAATCGCCGATCGTCTATCTGCGGTTGCGCAAAGCCGCACGGAAGCGGCGCCTGCCGATCTACTCCCTGGCCCCCTTCGCCTCGCGCGGCCTGGACCGGATGGCGGGCACGCTGCTTCGGGCCATGCCCGGTGCCGAACCGCATCTGCTCGACGCCCTCCGCGATGGCGAAACCGCGACGCCGGGAATCGATCCCGCGCACTGCGCCGAGCTCGCCCGACTGCTGCGCGCACCCGGCGCGGTGATCATGGTCGGCGAGCGGATGGCGGGCATCGCCGGTGCGCTCTCCGCCGTGGTCCGCCTCGCCGACGAGACCGGGGCCGCGCTGGCCTGGGTGCCGCGGCGCGCCGGCGAACGCGGCGCTGTGGAGGCGGGCGCGCTGCCCGGCCTGCTGCCTGGTGGTCGCCCGGTAGTCGATCCGCTTGCCCGGCAACAGGTTCGGGCCGTCTGGAACGTCGCGGACCTGCCCGCCACGCCGGGCCGGGACACCGCGGCGATCCTGGAGGCCGCCCCCGGACTCGGCGCGCTGGTGATCGGCGGCGTCGACGTCACCGACCTGCCGGACCCGACCGGCGCGCTGGCCGCCATCGACGCGGCCCGCTTCGTGGTCAGCCTCGAACAGCGGCACAGCGCGGTCACCGAGCGCGCCGACGTGGTGTTCCCGGTGGCCACCGCGATGGAGAAGTCCGGCACCTTCCTCACCTGGGAGGGCAGGGCGCGTCCGTTCGCGGCGGCACTCGGCGACGACATGGTGCGCAGGCAATCCGCGCCGCTGTCGGATCAGCGGGTGCTGCAGGCCATCGCCGAGGAGATGAAGGTCGGCCTCGACCTGCCCGACACCGAGGCCGCGCGCGCCGAGCTCGCCGAACTCGGCGCGTGGGACGGTGCGCCCGTCGCGGCGCCCGCGCATCGGCCGCACCCGCTCACCCAGCCGGCGCCGGGCACCGCGGTGCTGGCCAGCTGGCGGATGCTGCTGGACGAGGGCCGGATGCAGGACGGCGAACCCAACCTCGCCGGCATCGCCAGGCCTGCGGTGCTGCGGCTGTCCCCCACCACCGCGGCCGAAATCGGCGCGGTCACCGACGATCTGGTGACCGTCGCGGGCGAGCGCGGCAGCATCACGCTGCCGCTGATGATCAGCGACCTGCCCGACCGGGTGGTCTGGGTGCCGCAACACTCCCCGGGCAGCTCGATCGCCGAACAATTGGCCACCCAGCCCGGCGGCCTCGTCACCCTCCGACGCGCCGACGAGCGGATGAAGGAGCACAGGCATGAGTGA
- a CDS encoding NADH-quinone oxidoreductase subunit C, with translation MTFDSPDNNTTTAAHDEIDAAATAGPEGTRPIPEQPDEVIGTRHGMFGVRGSGDTSGYGGLVRPVRLPGSSPQPYGGYFDEIVAALRAALEQTGIPLETALEKVVVFRGELTLHVRREHLVAVARALRDTATLRFELCLGVSGVHYPEDTERELHAVYPLMSITHNRRLRLEVAAPDADPHIPSLYEVYPTTDWHERETYDFFGILFDGHPSLTRILMPDDWRGHPQRKDYPLGGIPVEYKGARIPPPDERRAYN, from the coding sequence ATGACGTTCGACTCCCCCGACAACAACACCACCACCGCCGCGCACGACGAGATCGACGCCGCCGCGACGGCGGGACCGGAAGGCACACGGCCCATTCCGGAACAGCCGGACGAGGTGATCGGTACCCGGCACGGCATGTTCGGCGTGCGCGGCAGCGGCGACACCTCCGGCTACGGCGGGCTGGTGCGCCCGGTCCGCCTGCCGGGCAGCTCACCGCAGCCCTACGGCGGCTACTTCGACGAGATCGTCGCCGCGTTGCGCGCCGCGCTCGAGCAGACGGGCATCCCGCTGGAGACGGCGCTGGAGAAGGTGGTCGTCTTCCGCGGCGAACTCACCCTGCACGTGCGACGCGAACATCTGGTCGCGGTCGCGCGCGCGTTGCGGGACACGGCCACACTGCGTTTCGAGCTGTGCCTGGGCGTGAGCGGGGTGCACTACCCGGAGGACACCGAGCGCGAACTGCACGCGGTGTATCCGCTCATGTCGATCACGCACAACCGGCGGCTGCGGCTCGAAGTCGCGGCGCCCGACGCCGATCCGCACATCCCGTCGCTGTACGAGGTGTATCCGACGACGGACTGGCACGAGCGGGAAACCTACGACTTCTTCGGCATCCTCTTCGATGGGCATCCCTCGCTCACCCGAATCCTGATGCCGGACGACTGGCGCGGTCACCCCCAGCGCAAGGACTACCCGCTGGGCGGGATCCCGGTCGAGTACAAGGGCGCGCGGATACCGCCGCCCGACGAGCGGAGGGCATACAACTGA
- a CDS encoding NADH-quinone oxidoreductase subunit A translates to MPTLVLGAVAAAFAVFTVIMAALVGPKRYNRAKLEAYECGIEPTPHAVAGGPGNVTGQRFPVKYYLTAMLFIIFDIEIVFLYPWAVHFDALGLFGLAAMALFIFNVSVAYAYEWRRGGLSWD, encoded by the coding sequence ATGCCGACTCTTGTACTAGGCGCGGTCGCCGCGGCGTTCGCGGTGTTCACCGTCATCATGGCGGCCCTCGTCGGCCCCAAGCGGTACAACCGGGCCAAGCTCGAGGCCTACGAGTGCGGCATCGAGCCCACTCCGCATGCCGTGGCCGGCGGCCCGGGAAATGTTACGGGTCAACGCTTTCCGGTGAAGTACTACCTCACCGCCATGCTGTTCATCATCTTCGACATCGAGATCGTGTTCCTCTACCCGTGGGCAGTCCACTTCGATGCACTCGGTCTCTTCGGTCTCGCCGCGATGGCGCTGTTCATCTTCAACGTCTCCGTGGCCTACGCCTATGAATGGCGCCGCGGCGGACTCAGTTGGGACTGA
- the nuoD gene encoding NADH dehydrogenase (quinone) subunit D, translated as MSGVPNEAETGATAAEPTVVTVAGQDWEEVAESLRGAGEERIVVNMGPQHPSTHGVLRLILEIEGETVTEARCGIGYLHTGIEKNLEFRNWTQGVTFVTRMDYLSPFFNETAYCLGVEKLLDITDAIPERVNIIRVMLMELNRISSHLVALATGGMELGALTPMLFGFRERELILDVFETITGLRMNHAYIRPGGLAQDLPDDGVRKVRELLALMPKRLRDMEQLLTANPIWKARTQDIGYLDLQGCMALGVTGPVLRATGLPHDLRKAQPYCGYENYEFDIPTTTGCDCYGRYVIRVEEMKESLKIVEQCLDKLRPGPVMVDDKKIAWPADLQIGPDGLGNSPKHISKIMGSSMEGLIHHFKLVTEGIRVPAGQVYTAVESPRGELGVHTVSDGGTRPFRVHYRDPSFTNLQAVAATCEGGMVADVIASVASIDPVMGGVDR; from the coding sequence GTGAGCGGTGTGCCGAACGAAGCCGAGACCGGCGCCACCGCCGCGGAACCCACCGTCGTCACCGTCGCCGGGCAGGACTGGGAAGAGGTCGCCGAGTCGCTGCGCGGCGCGGGCGAGGAACGCATCGTCGTCAACATGGGCCCGCAGCACCCGTCCACGCACGGTGTGCTGCGGCTGATCCTGGAGATCGAGGGCGAAACCGTCACCGAGGCCCGCTGCGGCATCGGCTACCTGCACACCGGGATCGAGAAGAACCTCGAGTTCCGCAACTGGACCCAGGGCGTCACCTTCGTCACCCGGATGGACTACCTGTCCCCGTTCTTCAACGAGACGGCCTACTGCCTCGGCGTGGAGAAGCTGCTCGACATCACCGACGCGATCCCCGAGCGGGTCAACATCATTCGCGTCATGCTGATGGAGCTCAACCGGATCTCCTCGCACCTGGTGGCGCTGGCCACCGGCGGCATGGAACTCGGCGCGCTGACCCCGATGCTGTTCGGTTTCCGCGAACGCGAGCTCATCCTCGACGTCTTCGAGACGATCACCGGCCTGCGGATGAACCACGCCTACATCCGGCCCGGCGGCCTGGCCCAGGACCTGCCCGACGACGGTGTGCGCAAGGTCAGGGAACTGCTGGCGCTCATGCCGAAACGGCTGCGCGACATGGAGCAGCTGCTCACCGCCAACCCGATCTGGAAGGCCCGCACCCAGGACATCGGCTACCTCGACCTGCAGGGCTGCATGGCACTCGGCGTCACCGGTCCGGTGTTGCGCGCCACCGGCCTGCCGCACGATCTGCGCAAGGCACAGCCCTACTGCGGTTACGAGAACTACGAATTCGACATCCCCACCACCACCGGCTGTGACTGCTACGGCCGCTACGTGATCCGGGTGGAGGAGATGAAGGAGTCGTTGAAGATCGTCGAGCAGTGCCTGGACAAGCTGCGGCCCGGCCCGGTGATGGTGGACGACAAGAAGATCGCCTGGCCCGCCGACCTGCAGATCGGCCCGGACGGACTCGGCAACTCCCCCAAGCACATCAGCAAGATCATGGGCAGCTCGATGGAGGGCCTGATCCATCACTTCAAGTTGGTCACCGAGGGCATCCGGGTGCCCGCGGGCCAGGTGTACACCGCGGTCGAATCGCCGCGCGGCGAGCTCGGCGTGCACACGGTCAGCGACGGCGGCACCCGGCCGTTCCGGGTGCACTACCGCGACCCCTCGTTCACCAATCTGCAAGCGGTGGCGGCGACCTGTGAGGGCGGCATGGTCGCCGACGTCATCGCATCGGTCGCCAGCATCGACCCCGTGATGGGCGGAGTGGACCGGTGA
- the nuoE gene encoding NADH-quinone oxidoreductase subunit NuoE translates to MTEIMLKLSTRPEPFQPFVRERLELDAKQIIARYPEPRSALLPLLHLVQAEEGCVTGTGIDFCADQLGLTGAEVTAVATFYSMYRRTPTGDYHVGVCTNTLCAVMGGDAILAALERHLGITHGDTTADGKITLEHVECNAACDFAPVIMINWEFFDNQTPESAQALVDALRAGQTVTPTRGAPLCTFKETARILAGFPDERPGVLDGAAGPATLAGLEVARERGLRAPDPAQTSVLPQDSED, encoded by the coding sequence ATGACCGAAATCATGTTGAAGCTCAGCACGCGGCCCGAACCGTTCCAGCCGTTCGTCCGCGAGCGGCTCGAACTCGACGCCAAGCAGATCATCGCCCGCTACCCCGAGCCGCGCTCGGCCCTGCTGCCGCTGCTGCACCTGGTGCAGGCCGAGGAAGGCTGCGTCACCGGGACGGGCATCGACTTCTGCGCCGACCAGCTCGGCCTGACCGGCGCCGAGGTCACCGCGGTCGCCACCTTCTACTCGATGTACCGGCGCACCCCGACCGGCGACTATCACGTGGGCGTGTGCACCAACACGCTGTGCGCCGTGATGGGCGGCGACGCCATCCTCGCCGCGCTCGAACGACACCTCGGCATCACGCACGGCGACACCACCGCCGACGGCAAGATCACCCTCGAGCACGTCGAATGCAACGCGGCCTGCGATTTCGCCCCGGTGATCATGATCAACTGGGAGTTCTTCGACAACCAGACCCCCGAATCGGCGCAGGCCCTGGTGGACGCGCTGCGGGCCGGGCAGACGGTGACGCCGACCCGGGGCGCGCCGCTGTGCACGTTCAAGGAGACCGCGCGCATTCTCGCCGGGTTCCCGGACGAGCGGCCCGGGGTGCTCGACGGCGCGGCGGGCCCGGCCACGTTGGCCGGGCTCGAGGTCGCCCGCGAGCGGGGCCTGCGGGCGCCCGATCCCGCGCAAACCTCGGTGCTGCCACAGGATTCGGAGGACTGA
- a CDS encoding NuoB/complex I 20 kDa subunit family protein → MGLEEKLPSGLLLSTVEDFAGYLRKGSLWPATFGLACCAIEMMATGAGRFDIARFGMEAFRASPRQADLMIVAGRVSNKMAPVLRQVYDQMTEPKWVLAMGVCASSGGMFNNYAIVQGVDHVVPVDIYLPGCPPRPEMLLNAILTLHAKIQEMPLGVNREEAVRAAEQAALAATPTIRMEGLLR, encoded by the coding sequence ATGGGTCTCGAGGAAAAACTGCCCAGCGGCTTGCTGCTGAGCACGGTCGAAGATTTCGCCGGATATCTGCGTAAGGGCTCACTGTGGCCCGCCACCTTCGGTCTGGCCTGCTGCGCCATCGAGATGATGGCCACGGGCGCAGGCCGTTTCGACATTGCCCGCTTCGGCATGGAGGCGTTCCGCGCCTCGCCGCGGCAGGCGGATCTGATGATCGTCGCGGGCCGGGTCAGCAACAAGATGGCACCGGTGCTGCGACAGGTCTACGACCAGATGACCGAGCCGAAATGGGTTCTCGCCATGGGTGTTTGCGCGTCATCGGGCGGGATGTTCAACAACTACGCGATTGTGCAGGGCGTCGACCACGTGGTGCCGGTGGACATCTACCTGCCCGGCTGTCCGCCGCGGCCGGAGATGCTGCTGAACGCGATCCTGACGCTGCACGCCAAGATTCAGGAGATGCCGCTCGGGGTCAATCGGGAGGAGGCCGTGCGCGCCGCCGAGCAGGCGGCCCTGGCCGCGACGCCCACCATCCGGATGGAGGGGCTGTTGCGATGA
- the nuoF gene encoding NADH-quinone oxidoreductase subunit NuoF: protein MTLTPVLTRYWDDPQSWTLDTYRRHDGYQALRKALTMQPDNVIQTVKDAGLRGRGGAGFPTGMKWSFIPQGPGPDGVTKPHYLVVNADESEPGTCKDIPLMLSSPHALIEGVVIAAYAIRAAHAFIYLRGEVVPVLRRLQAAVAQAYEAGFLGNDILGSGYDLELIVHAGAGAYICGEETALLDSLEGRRGQPRLRPPFPAVAGLYACPTVVNNVESIASVPSIIQYGTEWFRAMGSEKSPGFTLYSLSGHVHRPGQYEAPLGVTLRELLDYAGGVRHGHKVKFWTPGGSSTPLFTAAHLDVPLDYEGVATAGSMLGTKALQIFDETTCVVRAVLRWTEFYAHESCGKCTPCREGTYWLVQLLARIEQGRGTEADLDKLLDISDTINGKSFCALGDGAASPIVSSLKYFRDEYVDHLRLGGCPFDPARSTAWAKEAK from the coding sequence ATGACGTTGACCCCCGTCCTCACCCGGTACTGGGACGACCCGCAGTCCTGGACGCTCGACACCTACCGCCGCCACGACGGCTACCAGGCGCTGCGCAAGGCACTGACGATGCAGCCGGACAACGTCATTCAGACCGTCAAGGACGCCGGACTGCGCGGCCGTGGCGGCGCCGGCTTCCCCACCGGCATGAAGTGGAGCTTCATCCCGCAGGGGCCCGGACCCGACGGCGTCACCAAGCCGCACTACCTGGTGGTCAACGCCGACGAGTCCGAACCCGGTACGTGCAAAGACATCCCGCTCATGCTGTCGAGTCCGCACGCGCTGATCGAGGGCGTCGTCATCGCCGCCTACGCGATCCGCGCCGCGCACGCGTTCATCTACCTGCGCGGTGAGGTGGTGCCGGTGCTGCGCAGGCTGCAGGCCGCCGTCGCCCAGGCCTACGAGGCAGGCTTCCTGGGCAACGACATCCTCGGCTCCGGCTACGACCTCGAGCTCATCGTGCACGCGGGCGCGGGCGCCTACATCTGCGGTGAGGAGACCGCGCTGCTCGACTCGCTGGAGGGCAGGCGCGGCCAGCCCCGGTTGCGGCCGCCGTTCCCCGCCGTCGCCGGGCTCTACGCCTGCCCGACCGTGGTGAACAACGTCGAATCCATTGCCAGCGTGCCCTCGATCATCCAGTACGGCACCGAATGGTTCCGGGCCATGGGCTCGGAGAAGTCGCCCGGCTTCACGCTCTACTCGCTGTCGGGACATGTGCACCGGCCCGGCCAGTACGAGGCGCCGCTCGGGGTCACCCTGCGCGAGCTGCTCGACTACGCGGGCGGCGTGCGGCACGGACACAAGGTGAAGTTCTGGACTCCGGGCGGTTCGTCGACCCCGCTGTTCACCGCCGCCCACCTCGACGTGCCGCTGGACTACGAGGGCGTCGCCACGGCCGGATCCATGTTGGGCACCAAGGCTTTGCAGATCTTCGACGAAACCACCTGCGTGGTGCGCGCGGTGCTGCGCTGGACCGAGTTCTACGCGCACGAGTCGTGCGGCAAGTGCACGCCGTGCCGCGAGGGCACCTACTGGCTCGTGCAGCTGCTCGCCCGGATCGAACAGGGCCGCGGCACCGAGGCGGACCTGGACAAGCTGCTCGACATCAGCGACACCATCAACGGCAAGTCGTTCTGCGCGCTCGGCGACGGCGCGGCGAGCCCGATCGTCTCCTCGCTGAAGTACTTCCGCGACGAATACGTCGACCATCTGCGGCTCGGCGGTTGCCCGTTCGACCCGGCGCGGTCCACCGCATGGGCAAAGGAGGCAAAATGA
- a CDS encoding FHA domain-containing protein, with translation MNRQIEVLPGAHLVASAGGVLVVVAHRSAAPVTYASIAGRTMTALLGIVRQVTIDEPRRSGRTVARLATNWLMSLAGGDEDEVEFGVLTPTDTGIAVFLHGGVSAVLDRGARPEVLRGREAGFTVDRVVTPAPAVGVGLFVDESGLDIESLPARGVFALTEGTTPGSGAVLWFGAEPEGVARTAGGERGWSSDAVPTGGGIRGAGGQPHATPGLSQGSGAGSADLRKCASVDPDAASSGAQQVSPLYSGQRRVSGIAQAHGTAAAPVEGAAPNSGAAGPSSVGGSAHGPAVGRGTPQGDAPGSAHGQRTPPDDSSASRSGTAAGHRRDALPDSPFDDRVAAQDSSSAGLAEHPADGGGSRDASHRPAFGRRALADAGSGQAPGANESPAQRGAAAEFAAPDIVPDGAVSTEHAAVSGDAVEPAAGEGHSGASTGASPTAHGSAASGEPAGGARPGSVADDSAGVVRHRASSAEKWPGGGSHEGGSRAGHVTPISPAGSDAPTEYVAAVAGAVSGADERPTAYMPPAGGGDGSAQGGAPQDIVAADERPTSYPPSAGGGERGVQGDSGPQDAVAADEGPTSYPPSAGGGERGDSGGPQDSVAADEPVSQRPSASVTPPRLVKPSAQSQTGPQDQLGSGPVRFGGAVSEIDLQETVVPTSARTPHRAEVESRGPGVVVKGFKCARDHLNDPRVSFCAVCGIRMDQLTCVLTDGVRPPLGLLLLDDGTSFVLDSDCVLGREPEHAPAVARGAHPVRLEDRSGGMSRAHAEIRLVDWDVTVVDGGSTNGTHIRQPGHQDWSRAIPGHPVKLIPGAQVQLGSRTVTFDSQHGQL, from the coding sequence GTGAACAGGCAGATCGAGGTCCTTCCCGGCGCCCACCTCGTCGCGAGCGCCGGCGGCGTGCTCGTCGTCGTCGCGCACCGTTCGGCGGCGCCCGTCACCTACGCATCGATCGCGGGACGCACCATGACCGCGCTGCTCGGGATCGTCCGGCAGGTCACCATCGACGAACCACGCCGCAGTGGGCGCACCGTCGCGCGGTTGGCCACCAATTGGCTGATGAGCCTGGCCGGCGGCGACGAGGACGAAGTCGAATTCGGCGTGCTCACCCCGACCGACACCGGGATCGCGGTATTCCTGCACGGCGGAGTGAGCGCGGTCCTCGACCGGGGCGCCCGGCCGGAAGTGTTGCGCGGCAGAGAAGCCGGATTCACCGTCGACCGGGTCGTGACGCCCGCCCCGGCGGTGGGCGTCGGCCTGTTCGTCGACGAGAGCGGTCTCGATATCGAAAGCTTGCCTGCGCGTGGGGTGTTCGCGTTGACGGAGGGAACGACACCGGGGTCGGGGGCGGTGCTGTGGTTCGGTGCGGAACCCGAGGGCGTTGCGCGCACTGCTGGGGGCGAGCGCGGGTGGTCGTCTGATGCCGTGCCTACCGGCGGAGGTATCCGCGGAGCCGGTGGGCAGCCGCACGCGACACCCGGCCTCTCGCAGGGCTCAGGTGCGGGGAGTGCTGATCTACGCAAGTGTGCGTCGGTCGATCCGGACGCGGCTTCCTCAGGCGCGCAGCAGGTTTCACCCTTGTACAGTGGGCAACGTCGCGTGAGCGGAATTGCGCAGGCGCATGGGACGGCGGCTGCGCCGGTCGAGGGTGCGGCACCGAATAGTGGCGCGGCAGGTCCGTCGTCTGTCGGCGGGTCGGCGCATGGTCCGGCAGTGGGACGCGGCACGCCGCAGGGAGATGCGCCCGGCTCGGCGCACGGGCAACGCACTCCGCCGGATGACTCGTCGGCCTCGCGTTCGGGGACCGCTGCCGGTCACCGACGAGATGCCTTGCCCGACTCGCCCTTTGATGACCGGGTTGCGGCGCAAGATTCCTCGTCGGCCGGGTTGGCGGAGCACCCCGCTGATGGCGGCGGTTCACGAGATGCCTCGCACCGCCCGGCGTTCGGCCGCCGGGCCCTGGCCGACGCTGGCAGTGGTCAAGCGCCGGGTGCGAACGAGAGCCCCGCGCAACGCGGTGCGGCCGCGGAATTCGCGGCGCCGGATATCGTGCCGGACGGTGCCGTTTCGACGGAACACGCGGCGGTATCCGGCGACGCGGTCGAACCAGCTGCGGGAGAAGGGCATTCGGGTGCGAGCACCGGCGCCTCGCCGACCGCGCACGGCTCAGCCGCCAGTGGTGAACCGGCTGGCGGTGCCCGGCCTGGTTCGGTTGCGGACGATTCGGCCGGAGTCGTGCGGCATCGTGCGAGCTCCGCCGAAAAGTGGCCCGGAGGCGGGTCGCACGAGGGTGGTTCGCGTGCGGGGCACGTCACGCCGATCTCGCCCGCGGGCAGTGACGCGCCGACCGAATACGTTGCGGCTGTCGCGGGGGCGGTGAGCGGAGCGGATGAGCGCCCTACGGCGTATATGCCGCCTGCGGGCGGCGGAGATGGTAGTGCGCAGGGCGGTGCGCCGCAGGATATCGTCGCGGCCGATGAGCGGCCGACCTCGTATCCGCCGTCGGCGGGTGGCGGGGAGCGCGGTGTGCAGGGCGATAGTGGTCCGCAGGATGCAGTGGCGGCCGATGAGGGGCCGACCTCGTATCCGCCGTCGGCGGGTGGCGGGGAGCGCGGCGATAGTGGTGGTCCGCAGGACTCGGTGGCGGCCGATGAGCCGGTGTCGCAGCGGCCGTCGGCAAGTGTGACGCCGCCGCGTCTGGTGAAACCCTCGGCGCAATCGCAGACCGGACCGCAGGACCAACTCGGTTCGGGGCCGGTGCGCTTCGGCGGCGCGGTGTCGGAGATCGACCTGCAGGAGACCGTGGTGCCGACTTCGGCGCGGACGCCGCATCGCGCCGAAGTGGAGTCTCGCGGCCCGGGTGTGGTGGTGAAGGGATTCAAGTGTGCCCGTGACCATCTCAACGATCCTCGGGTGTCGTTCTGCGCGGTGTGCGGTATCCGGATGGATCAGCTGACCTGTGTGCTCACCGACGGCGTGCGCCCGCCGCTCGGTCTGCTGCTGCTCGACGACGGCACCTCGTTCGTGCTCGACAGCGACTGCGTGCTGGGACGCGAACCCGAACACGCACCCGCGGTGGCACGCGGGGCGCACCCGGTGCGGCTCGAGGATCGTTCCGGTGGAATGTCGCGTGCACACGCCGAGATCCGTCTCGTCGACTGGGATGTCACCGTCGTCGACGGCGGCTCCACCAACGGCACCCACATCCGCCAACCCGGCCACCAGGACTGGTCCCGCGCCATCCCCGGCCACCCGGTAAAACTCATCCCCGGCGCCCAAGTCCAACTAGGCAGCCGTACAGTAACTTTCGACTCCCAACACGGCCAGCTATAA